The following are encoded in a window of Phragmites australis chromosome 22, lpPhrAust1.1, whole genome shotgun sequence genomic DNA:
- the LOC133905156 gene encoding uncharacterized protein LOC133905156: MTTSRRLADRKSAKFQKNITKRGYVPETTVKKGNDYPVGPLVLGFFIFVVIGSSLFQIIRTATSGGMA; the protein is encoded by the exons ATG ACGACTTCAAGGCGTCTTGCTGACAGGAAGAGCGCCAAGTTCCAGAAGAACATCACGAAGAGGGGTTATGTGCCTGAGACTACTGTTAAGAAGGGAAATGACTACCCTGTTGGACCTTTGGTGCTTGGATTCTTCATTTTTGTGGTCATTGGATCAT CCTTGTTTCAGATAATCAGGACGGCGACTAGCGGC